In the Acidimicrobiales bacterium genome, TCCAACGAGGGTGCCGTTCGTGCAGTGCCTAGAGAGTACCCAATTTGGCGACCTCGCCCGAGACGCGCGCCTCCCAGCCGTCGGGCACCAGCTCGGGAGCCAGGTCGGCCAGCGGCGCGACCACGAAGCGCCGCTCCCACATCCGGGGATGGGGCACGACCAGGTCGGGGTCCTCGACCTTCTGGTCACCGACCAGGAGGACGTCGACGTCGAGAGGCCGCGGACCCCACCGCTCGGCCGGGACTCTTCCCGCCGCGGCCTCCAGCCGGCCCCCGAGCTCGAGGAGCTGCCGTGGCGTGCGTTCGGTGGCCAGCTCGACGACGAGGTTGAGATAGGGCCTCTGGCCGGGGGGCCCACCGACCGGTTCGGTCTCGTAGAGCGGGGAGACACCCACGACGTCGGGCAGGCGGGAAACGGCCTGTCGCAGGGCGGTGCGACGGTCCCCGATGTTGGACCCGAGGCCGAGAAAGGCGCGCACGCCTACGGGCGGGACCGGGTGATCCGCACCCCGACCGAGTCGAGATCCGCGGCCAGCGGCGGGCGCAGCTTCCGCACGCCGACGATGACCGCTGTCACCCGGCTGTCACCGAGCACCGCGTCGGCGATGCCCTCGGCCAGGGCCTCCAACAGGCGATAGCTCCGGCTGGTGACGACCGACATCGCTTGCTCGACCACCTCGCCATAGTCGACGGTGCCCGCCAGATCGTCCGTGCGGCCGGCGGCGGTGAGATCGGCGACCACGTCGAGGTCGATCTCGAAGGGCTGGCCCCGGGTCTGCTCCTCGGGGAGGGCTCCGTGGGTACCTACGACCCGGAGGGCCCGGATCTCGATCCGGTCGAAACGCTCACCCGCGTCATCGGGCGTCATCGGCCTCGCCGGCCGCATCTTCGGGCCCCCCTCCGGGGCCGATGTCGAGCTCGGGCGAGAGGGTTACCAGCTGTCGACCAAGTGGGCCCATCTGCCGGCGCACGATGCGCTCGACGGCGGCGATGGACTGCGGGCCCGAAGGCACCTTGCCTGACCAGCGGAGGTACCCGGCGATCACACCCATCACCCGGTCGCCGAGCTCCTCCTGGTGCAGGAGGAGCCGCTCGCCCTGGTCCAGCCAACCCCGCAGGTGCACGAAGATGTCGGGAAGCACCAGACGGGGCTCGGAGCTGGGACCGAAGGGAAAGTGCGCCCAGGGAATATCCATCTCGTCGTAGGCGTGGAGGTTGTGCGGGGACCCGAGCAGCGACACTACGAGGGTGAACCCCTGCTCCCGGAGCCAGATGATCTCCTCCTGCCGGCGCACTCGCCGGTGGTTGCGGGCATAGCCGCCGGGGCGCTCGCTCACCGCCAGGTGATCTCTGATCACCCAGGCGAAGTTGCGGGGGGCGATCCCGGCCGCCCAGCGACCCTTCACTCGTCCCCCAGGACCACGTCGCTGTCCTCGCCCACGACCTGCGCCGCCTGGATGGTCGGGCCGACGTCGTGGACACGAACCATGCCGGCACCGTTCGCCATCGCCCAGACGGCCGTGGCCAGCGACCCGGCCAGGCGCTCCTCGGTGGGAAGGGGGCTCGGCTCGCTCTCGACCAGCTGTCCGAGAAAGCTCTTGCGGCTCGTGCCGATCAGGACGGGGTGGCCGCTCGCCACCAGCCGACCGAGGTGGCGGAGGAGGCTCAGGTTGTGCTCGGCCGTCTTGCCGAAGCCGATCCCCGGGTCCACCCAGACCTCGCTGACCCCGGCCGCCAGCGCCCGCTCGGCCCGTTCCTCGAGGAAGGCCGAGACCTCGCCGACGACATCGTCGTAGCGGGGGTCGTGGTGCATCGTCCGGGGGGTGCCCCGCATGTGCATTGCAACCCAACCCACGCCCTCCGCCGCCGCCACCTCGTGCAACGAGGCGGAGATGTCGTTGACCAGGGTCGCTCCGGCACGCACGGCCGCCTCGGCGACCGGCGCCTTGGCCGTGTCGACCGATACCCGAACGTGCGGCGACAGGGCCTCGATGACCGGGATCACCCGCCGAAGCTCCTCGGGCTCGGCGACTGGCTCGGCGCCGGGCCGGCTCGACTCGCCGCCGACGTCCACGACGTCGACACCCTCGGCCACCATCTCGAGACCGTGAGCCACCGCGGCGTCGTGAGAGCAGAACTGACCTCCGTCGGAGAACGAGTCCGGCGTCACGTTCAGCACACCCATCACCAACGCGCGCATGGGAGTCAGCGTAGGTTCTCAGCCTGGTGAGCGGTGGACGGAAGGGCCCGCCGACGGCCCGCTGTCGGATCTACGGGGCGGCTGGCGGGTGCGACGGCCTCTACCGACCGTGGATGAACTGCATCGCCTCGGCCCGGGTGGCGACATCGGAGCGAAACAGGCCCCGCACCGCCGAGGTCACCGTCAGGGCCCCCGGCTTCTTCACCCCCCGCATGGACATGCAGAGGTGCTCCGCCTCCATCACCACGAGCACGCCTCTCGGCGCCAGCCCCCGCTCGAGCGTGTCGGCCACCTGGCTGGTCAGCCGCTCCTGGACCTGGAGCCTCCGCGCGTAGGCCTCGACCAGACGGGCGATCTTGGACAGCCCCGTGATGCGGCCGTCGTCGTTCGGGATGTAGGCGACGGCCGCCCTGCCGATGAACGGCACCATGTGGTGCTCGCACATCGAGGCGAAGGCGATGTCCTTCACCATCACCATCTCGTCGTGCTCGGCCGCGAACGTGACCGTCAGGTGTCGCTCGGGGTCGTCGTCGATGCCCGAGAAGAGCTCCTCGTACATGGCCGCGACCCGCGCTGGGGTCGCCAGGAGGCCCTCCCGGTCCGGATCCTCGCCGATCGCCTCCAGAAGCTCCCCGACCGCCTTCTCGATGCGGCCGCGATCCACGCTCACTGCGGCCTCGGCATGTCGTTCCCGACGTAGACGCAGACCCTCGGCAGGTTGCGGTATCTCTCGGAGATGTCCAGCCCGTACCCGACGACGAAATCAGGCGGGATGCGGAAGCCGACGTAGCGCAGGTCGAGCTTGGTCCGCTGAAGCCCCTCCTTCACCAGCAAGGCGCACACCTCGAGGCTGGCGGGCCCGCGCGCCAGGAGGTTGCGCCGGAGGTACGACAGCGTGAGCCCGCTGTCGACGATGTCCTCCACCACGAGGACGTGCCGGTCAGAGAGATCGAGGTCGAGATCCTTGACGATGCGAACGACGCCGCTGGTCTTGGTGGCGCTTCCGTACGACGCCACCGCCATGAAGTCGAACTCGACGGGCAGACGGATGGCCCGGGCCAGGTCGCTCATGAAGACGAAGGCACCTTTCAGCACACCCACGAGCAGCGGAGGACGACCTGCGTAGTCGAGGGTGATCTGACGGCCGAGCTCCTCGACCCGAGCCGTCAGCGCGTCCTCGGCCACCACCACCCGTCCCAGGTTGGCTTCGTCCTCGAGGCTGGCAGGCGCTGCTACCGGCGGCTTCGCCGCCGGAGGCGGGGCCCCATCCCCGCCCTCCTCCGAGCGGTGGGGGCCCCCATCCCACCGCCGGCCGTGGGGCGCGTCAGTGTCCGGGCTGTTCACCTGCTCGACCCTACCGGCGAGGCGATCAGGTTGCATCTGCGGCGGGAACCGCGGCGTCATGGGCCGCTCCTTCCAGGGCCAGGCGCCCGCGGGAGCGGCGGACTCTCAGACCGGCACCCACCTCGCACGCTCGACCACCGCCCCCGGCGACGTCGAGCACCCGCTCGACGGCGTCCGCGGTGGGCGCGTAGGGACCGTCGCCCCGCAGCCAGGTGCGCACCGCCCGGCGGGCGAGCGCCACGGGAGCACGTGCCAGGGCCCGCGCGTCGGTGGGGTCGATGGCCGCGGCCAGCGAGTCGAGGTAGTCGGCCTCGTCCGCCAGGAGCGCGGCCTGGCGGGTGAGGACAGGCACGACGTCGCGTTGCGCGACGTCGTCCAGCAGGGGCATCACCTCGTGGCGGACCCGGTTGCGGCGATGAGCGGGGTCCTCGTTCGACGGATCCCGCACCGGTGTCAGGCCGAGGTGCCGGCAGACCGCCGCCGTCTCGGCCCGGCGCAGGCCGAGGATCGGGTGTCGGCGCCCGACGCGCATACCCCCGAGCCCCCCGGCGGCGGCGCCCCGCAGCAGGTTCAGGACCATCGTCTCGGCCTGGTCATCGGCGGTGTGCCCGGTCGCCACGTCGGCGGGCAGGACGGCGAAGCGCGCCGCCCGGGCCCGCGCCTCGAGGTTGGGCCCGGGAGCGAGAGCCAGCCGCTCGGCCCGGAACCTCGCTCCGAACCGGCGGGCGGCGGCCTCGACGACCCCGGCCTCGCCGCCCGACCCTGCCCGCAGACCGTGGTCGACATGGACGGCGGTGACCGCACACCCGGCCTCGCTGGCGAGAGCCAGCAACGCCAGCGAGTCCGCTCCGCCCGAGACGGCGCAGCTGAGCGCCGACCCCGGCGGCGGAAAGACGCAACGGCTCAGGAGCTCAGCAAGGATCGGGGCTCACCTCGTCCTGACGCGGCGCATCCAGCTCGGCGGGTCGCGGATCTCCTCCAGGGAGGGAAGGTCGTCCGGCGCCCTCCACGCCAGCCCGAGCAGCTCCGGACCGCCGGCCGCCTCGACGGCGGCCACGAACTGCTCGCCGTACTCGTACTGGCGCATCTTGGCCTCGAGGCCGATCAGCTGCTGGAGCACGCGGGCTGGTCCCCTGACCTGACGCCGGCGGTCGCGCAGCACCCGGCTGAATCGCTCGGCGCTCGGGATCCGAGCGGCCCCGGCCCGGTCCATGGTCACGTCCCCGTGGCCTTCGAGCAGGCTCATCAGCCCCTGGACCTTGCCCAGGACGGCGTGCTGCTCGGTCCCCATGACCAGACCCAGCAGCCCGCCGTCCGAAAGCGGGTTGCGCCCGGCCCGCACCTCCTCAGCCGCCCGCTTGAGGCCCTCGAGAAACCGGCGGGGGTCGGGATCCATGGCCCCGAGGGTCTGGTCCACGAGGGAGAGGAAGTGGGGTCGCATCCACGGGATGCCGGTGAACTGGGCCCGATGGGTCACCTCGTGCAGCGCCAGCCACAGGCGGAACTGGCGGGGCGGGAACGAGAACCGCTTCTCCAGGCTGAGCACGTTGGGCCCGACGAAGTACACGATGTCCTGCTCCTCGATGCGCTCGTCCTCCGCCAGGAGCAGGTCGTACTGGCCGAGCACCCGCGTGGACATCCACCCGAGAACGGTGCCCACCTGCACACCCGCGGCGGCCCGGCTCACCGGGGCGATCGGGCTCGCCAGCAGGCGGGGGCCGAGCCGCTCGGTGACGGGTCGGAGCAACCGCTGGAAGGAGGCCACGTTGGCCCGAACCCATCCCGGGCGGTCCGTCACCCGCGCCCGAGCCGGGCCCGCCAGCGACCGCAGCCCCGTGGCCCGGGCGACCAGCTCCTCGGCCTCGACCGTCAGCTCCTCGAAATCCGGCTGTAGCGACGAGTAGTGGTACGACTCCGCGAACGGCTCTCGGCCGGCGACCCGAACGGCCACCCGCTCGGCCAGATCCCAGGACACGGCTTCAGTCACGACATCTCCAGGCGCGATAGGGATCGCGCCATCATGCACCCGCACCGGCCTCGAACTCGTACCATCCCGGTTCCGCCTCGCCCTCTGAGCAGTCGCCCGGTGCGGTCCCCTCGGGGACGAGCTCAGGCGATCTTCTTGCCTCGGGTCCGGGGCACGGCCATTGGCTCGTGCTGATAGCAGAACTTGCCGTTGTTGTAGATCGACAGCCTCGTGCGGCAGCCCGCCTCCCGGCATACCCTTCCTGCGCCAAAGGAACGGGACGGCCGGTCGCTGCCCGACAACGACGTCCCTTGCACCGCACGATCTGCCACGTTCGAGTCCAACGAGCCGCTGGTCGGCAGTATTCCTGGGCCGCCCTAGCGGTGCTGGTCGGCCTCCTGCTCGTGGCGCAGGGCCCAGGCGACACGATCCCGCAGCGTCTCGGGAACATGGTCGCGGCACTTGGCGGCGAGCATGTGGCGCAAATCCGCTTCGAAGTCGAAGGCTTCGAGGCAGGGATGGCAGCTGTCCAGGTGCTTGGATATCTCCAAGCGCTTCTCGCTGGTCAGCTCGCCATCGAGAAAATGGTAGAGGCGATGGACCGCCTCCAAGCACTCATCGTGGTTCGGTTCGCCCATCACCAACTCCCACGAATCGCTCCCTACCCATCATCAATCCCGATCGCCTACGAGGCCACGTTCCATACCAAACTCCAACAACGCCTTCTGGAGCGCCCTTCTTCCGCGGTGGAGCCGACTCATCACCGTACCGATGGGGATTTCCATGATGTCGGCGATCTCCCGGTACGAGAATCCCTCCACATCGGCGAGCAGGACGGTCATCCTGAAGCTCTCCGGCAGCGACTCCAGCGCCTCCTTGACGTCGGAGTCGGTGAAGTGGTCGAGGACCTCCTCCTCGGCGCTCCGACCCGCGGTCGCCGCCTCCAGACCCCCCAGCCGCCGGTACAGGTACAGGTCTTCGACGTCTTCGATCTCGGTCTGCTCGGGCCGCCGCCGCCGAGACCGATAGGCGTTGATGAACGTGTTCGTGAGGATCTTGTAGAGCCAGGCCTTGAGGTTCGTGCCCTGCTCGAAGCTTCCAAATGCCCGGTACGCCTTCAGGTAGGTCTCCTGGACCAGGTCCTCGGCCTCGGCCGGGTTGCGGGTCATACGCAGGGCGGCCGTGTACAGGGCAGGCATGAACTCCATTGCCTGGTCGGCGAAGGTCGCCTTGTCGGCCATCCCTGCACAGTACCGCCCAGCGGCGGCCGAGCCCCTCGGAAATCCGAGCGGCGACGAGCAGTGGCGAGCCCGCGCCGGGCCCCTGTCCGTCCCGGCGAGGGTGGCCCCCGCTACTGCCCGAACATCATCAGCCACTGCTCGGGCGTCTCCGGCCGGAACACGTAGTTGAGGCGACGGGTGTCGCCCATGGTGGCCGAGGGATCGGCCGAGTAGAGGTGGCCGGGAAAGAGGATCGTGTCGTCGGGAACCCTCGCCAGACGGCGGGTCAGACTGTCGTACATCGCCTCCGGATCGCCGCCGGGCAGGTCGGTGCGGCCGCAGCCCTCGAGGAAGAGGGTGTCCCCCGCGACCAGCCGGTTCTCGACCATGAAGCACTGGCTGCCGGGGGTGTGGCCCGGCGTGTGGAGGAGCGTCACGCCGAGGTCGCCGACATCGACGACGTCGCCGCTCTGGTGGGGGGCGAGGAGGTCGGCGACCCCCGTGGCCCGCGTCACCCAGGGCGCCTCGTCGGCCTGCACGTGCACCGGGACCTCCTTGTGCTCCAGCAGCTCGCGCAGGCCCTCGATGCCGTGCCCCATGAGGTCGCCCCCCACGTGGTCGGGATGCCAGTGGGTCACGAGCACCCCGGTCAGCCGCATGTCGTCGGCGGCGAGAAGGTCGACCAGGTCGCCCACGCCGTAGGCCGGATCGACGAGGACGGCATCTCCGGTGTCCCGGTCGCCGATCAGGTACACGAAGTTCACCATCTGCCGGGCGACGAAGTCGGCGCGGGCGAAATCCCGACCAGCGAGAAGCTGACGAAAGTACAGGCGGTCGCTCATGAGTCCCCGTGGTGCGTTTGGCTCGGGCCCGTCTGACGGGCTGGCCCGAGGAGAAGAGCCACGATCGTAGGCGAGGAGTGAGGTCGGCCCGTCGGCGCTGCTACCTCTAGTGCCCGCCCGGTAGCAGGTGGCGGAGCAGGCGGCGACCGAACCCGGTCTCGGCCTTGAGCTGCTCGATCTCCTGATCGATCAGGCGGAGCTCGTCCTCGTTCGAGGTCTGCTCCCGCAGCTGGCGGAGATGGCGGAGGCGGTTCTCCGCCCACTTGCCGCCGTTGATGATCTGCGGCATGACACGGAGCTTAGGCGAAGTCGCCATGCGCACCGGGCGTTCGACCACCGCCGAGCGCGGGCCGACTTCGGGCGGTAGCGTCGCCGCTGATGATCGAACGAGCGGAGTTCGGGCGCACGGGCCATCAGAGCAGCCGCGCCATCTTCGGGGCCGCGGCGCTGTCCCGGATGAGCCAGGAGCGGGCCGACGACCTGCTCCCCGTCCTGCTCGAGCTCGGCGTGAACCACCTCGACGTGGCGGCGGCCTACGGCGACGCCGAGCTGCGGCTGGCGCCGTGGCTGGCGACCCGCCGCCACGAGTTCTTCCTCGCCACCAAGACCGGCGACCGCCGGGGGGTGGACGCCCGGGCCAGCCTCGAGCGATCGCTCGAGCGCCTAGGGGTCGACCAGGTCGACCTGATCCAGCTGCACAACCTGGTGGAGGAGGAAGAGTGGCAGGTGGCGCACGGCCCGGGCGGCGCCGTCGAGGCTTTGGAGCAGGCCCGGCAGGAGGGTCTGGTGCGCTTCGTCGGCGTGACCGGGCACGGGCTGCGGATCGTCCGGATGCACCTGCGTAGCCTCGAGCGCTTCGACTTCGACTCCGTGCTCTTCCCGTACAACTTCTCCCTGCTGGCCGACGACGGCTACCGGGCGGACGTCGACGAGCTCCTCGCCGTGTGCGCCGAGCGCCGGATCGCGACCCAGACCATCAAGTCGGTCGCCCGACGCCGGTGGGGTGGCGAGGCGCAGCCCCGGTTCAGCTGGTACGAGCCCCTGCCGGCTGGCCCCGCGCTGGAACGGGCCGTCCAGTACGTGCTGGCCCGGCCGCAGCTCTTCCTCATCACGTCGAGCGACGCCCGCCTGCTGCGGCCGATCCTCGAGACGGCGTCGTCACCCGTAAGCCGCCCGTCGGATGCCCAGCTCCGCGACGACTGGGTCGCGCAGGACGTGCAACCGCTGTTCGACGGCGCCGCCCTCGAGCGCATCTGAGCGCCGGCGCGCCAGCGCGGCGCGGCTATTGACGCACGTCCTCGGTGGCCGGCGCCTCGGCCGACAGCGCGGCCTCGTGCTCAGGACGGGAGAGGGGCGACGGCCACCAGTTCCACCGGCCCAACAGGGCCACGACCGAGGGCACCAGCAACGTTCGCACGAGGAACGAGTCCATGAGGATGCCGAGGGCGAGGCCGACGCCGATGGCCCGCAGCTGGCTCCCGCTGGAGCCGCTCCCGGCCGACAGGGCGAGCACGGCGAAGGTCCCGGCCAGGACCAGGCCGGCCGACGTGATAGTCGTGCCGGTGGCGCCGAGGGCCTCGGTGATGGCGTGGCGGAGCGGAAGGTCCTGGGCCTCCTCCCTGATCCTCGTCATGACGAGGATGTTGTAGTCCTCCCCCAGGGCCAACAGGAAGATGAACATCAGGAAGGGCAGGAAGAAGATCAGCCCCGAGTCCCCGGCCAGGTCGATGAAGATGATGACGGCCAGGCCGAGGGCGGCCAGATAGGAGAGGATCACGCTGGCGATGAGGTAGAGCGGGGCGAGCAGGCTGCGCAGCACCAGGGCCAGGAGCACGGCGATGATGGCCACGGCGACGGGGATGATGGTCCTCAGGTCGCTGCTCGACACCGAGCTGATGTCGTAGGACGCCGGAGCGATACCGGCCACCCCGCTGTCGGTCGCACCGGAGGCGCGGGCGGCCTGGGTGACGGCAGTGCGCATGGCGGGCGTCTGCTTGAGGGCCGCCGTGGTCTGCGGGTCACCGACGGTGAGCGACGCGTTGATCATCACCGTTCGGCCGTCGGTGCTCACCAGCTGCGACGCCGCCCGGTAGGCGTTGTAGGTGGTCGCCGGCACGCCCAGCGCCGGTGGCGCGATCACCGGCAGGGCCTGCGCGGGCCCGAGCCTGGCGTGCAGGGCGGACAGCTCGGTGGGGGTGAGCGTGGTCCCGTTGGGGTCGAGCGGGGTGGCGAGCGACTTGAACACCGAGGCGTGGCCCAGCTGGGTCTGGAGCGTCGTCAGCGGCGCGGGATCTACCCAGACCGAGGTCGGGTACTTGAACACCAGGTTGGTTGGGTTCGCAGCCGCCTGCGGGAAGTGGGCGGCCAGGGCGGCGTTGCCCTGGGCCGAGTCGCTGGCCGGCGGTGGCGTCTGGTTCCCGAAGCCGGAGGGCTTGTTGCCGAGCGCGGCAGTGGCCAGGAGGCCGAAGACCACCACGCCGATGCCCAGCGTCAGACCCGGGCGCTCGACGGCATGGCCGGCGACCCGACCCCAGAGGCCGAAGCGATGAGGTCCGACCTTCGGCCGCGACGGCCAGAACACGGCCCGCCCGAAGATGGCGAGCAGGGCCGGCAGCAGGGTCAGGCCCGCCACCAGCATGAGGGCGATCCCGATGGCAAGAGGGACGCCCAGGCTCTGGTAGATGCCGAAGCTCGCCAGCAGCAGGCTGAGCAGGGCGGCGATCACCGTTGCCGCCGAGAAGCTGATCGTCTCGCCCACCCGGGACACGGCCTTGACCACAGCCTCCTTGGGCTCGAGGCCCCCCTGGATCTCCTCCCGCACCCGGAACACAAGGAAGAGCCCGTAGTCGGTCCCTGCTCCCAGCACGAGGACGATGAGCAGGACCTGGGTGAACAGCGAGACCTGCAGCCCCGCCTGCGCCGCCTCGCCGATCAGCGGTCCGGCGATGGAGAACACGATGATGGCGGGCAGCACGGTGAGGATGGGCGCCAGCACCGACCGGAACACCAGGAACAACAGGGCGAGGATGAAGATGATCGAGAACAGCTCGGTCCGGTTGCCCGCGTTGTTGGAGGCCTTCTGGCTGTCGACCCCGGCCGCGACCTCCCCGGCCAGGTGGACGCTGAGGCCCGGAGGAACGGGCTGGGTCGCGATGGCGGAGCGCAAGGCGTCGACCAGGGTCTTGTCGGCGTTCATGCCGCCCTGCAGATTGGCGAGCACCCGCAGCTCGATGGCCTGACCGTCGGGCGACACGCCGACCAGCTGCACCGACTTCACGCTCGCCACACTCTGGGCCGCGGCCTGGATCCGAGTGATGGCGGCCTGATCGGCGACCGTGAGCTGCGTCCCCGAGCGCGAGGCCACGATGGGCACCGGTACCGAGTTGAGCGGCTGGAACGGCGTGGCCAGCTTCGCCGCCTGGAGACTCGGGGAATTGGACGGCAGGAAGCTCTGGTTGTTGGCCTTGACCGCGCTGTTGAGCGTCGGCAGGGCGGCCCCGGCGGCGACGGCGCCGACGATCCAGGCAACGACGATCAGGTACCGGAATCGTACGGAGAAACGGCCAATCGCAGCGAGGGGGTTCATTCGCCTGCTCCCGAGAGACGTGAAACGACGCGATGCGACCCGTGGCGTGCGGTGTACCGCCGGGTTGGCACGAAATCTACCGGATCGCCAGACGCTGTTGCCCGCGGACGCTCGTCGTGTCGACCCGCCTAGGGCTATCGTCCAGCCGACGCCCGAGTGAAGGAGCCAGCCCGTGCCCGACAAGGACAAGCCTCGCTACCTCGGTCTCCTCAACGCCATCGCCCTGGCCGAGTCCGCAGCCCACCGTTATCTGACCGAGTGGGCCGCCGTCACCGAGGACCCCGAGGTTCGCAAGGTGCTCCTCACGGTCGCGGCGAGGGAGGGCGAGCACGGCATGAGCTTCGCCCGCAGGATCAACGAGCTCGGGTTCGAGGTTCGCGAGAAGGACACTCCGAGGGCCAAGAGTGCCCTGGACATCGTGCGCTCGGACCGGTCGGACCTCGAGAAGATGGAAGCCCTCGAGCTCCACAAGCTCGATACCGCTGACCGCCCCGACCTGTTCGACGACATCTTCAAGGACCACTCGATCGATATCCGAACCGGAGAGCTGCTCGGTCGCTACATTGCCGAGGAGCGCGACACCGCCCGCCTGCTGCGGTCCTGCCACGAGTGCCTGCGGGCCGCCGGTGGCGGGGACGATCGCGCCGACCCGCAGCGGCTGGCCGGCATCGAGGCCAAGGTTGACGCCTTGGGGCGTTCGGTCGACGAGCTCCGCCAGATCGTCTGCGCCGCCAGCGTGACGGCCAACTCGAGCTGAGGGCGGGAATTCGCCCGGCTCTCAGGTGAGTCCGGGAAGGCGCAGGATGAGGGCGTCGCCCTGACCACCGCCACCACACAATGTCGCGGCGCCGTTGTCGACCCGACGCCGACGCATCTCGTGGACCAGGGTCACCAGCATCCGAGCTCCGGTCGAGCCGAGGGCGTGGCCCAACGCCACTGACCCGCCGTTGACATTCACCCCGTCCTCGTCGGCACCGAGCATGTGCGTGGCGTGCAAGGCGACCGACGCGAAGGCCTCGTTGATCTCGATGAGCCCGAGGTCCTCCACCTGCAACTCGGCCTTCTTGAGCGCCCGCTCCAGGGCGATGGCGGGGACCGTGTGCAGGTACTCGAAGCGCTCGGCGCACATCCCGTGGGCCACGATCTCAGCCAACGGCTCGATGCCGAGGGCCTGCGCACGCTCAGCGCTCATCACCACCGTGGCAGCAGCGCCGTCCGACAGTTGGGAGGCGTTACCGGCGGTGATCGTGCCGTTCGGCGTGAATGCCGGCGCCAGGCGGCCGAGGGATCGGCTCGTGGTGGCGGGCCGGACTCCCTCGTCGCGCTCGACGAGGGTCGGGTCACCCCGGCCTGCCCGAACGGGGACACCAACCATCTCCTCGGCGTAGCGGCCCGAGCTCCAGGCCTCGGCAGCCCGTTGGTGGGAGCGGGCCGCCCACTCGTCCTGGTCCTCGCGCGTGATCGCCAGGGCGGCGTTGACCTCGTCGGAGGACTCGCCCATGTGCTGGCCGGTGAAGGTGGACCACAGGCCGTCGTGGATCATGGTGTCGACGAGCTCGGCGTCGCCCATCCGCACGCCCCAGCGCCCACGTCGCAGCACGTACGGCGCAGCCGTCATCGACTCCATTCCGCCGGCCACGGCGACGTCGATCTCTCCCGCGCGAATGAGCTGGTCGGCGAGGGCGACGGCGGTCAGGCTGGACAGGCACACCTTGTTGAGGGTGATCGCCGGCACGTGCGGTGGAACGCCGGCGGCCACGGCAGCCTGGCGGGCGGTGATCTGGCCCGTCCCGGCCTGGAGGACGTGGCCCATCAGCACGTAGTCGAGATCGGCGGGCTCGACTCCGGCCCGACTGATGGCCTCGGCGATGACAACCGCGCCCAGGTCGACCGCCTCGCAGCTCCGCAGCGCAGAGCCGAAGCACCCGACGGGCGTCCTCACCGCCGAGACGATCACCGAAGATGCCATAGCCGCTCGCCCTTGCTCGGGCCGGTGCCGATGGCCGGCCTCTCGAGCCGGCTCTGTCCATGGCCGGCTCTTGAGCCGGCTCTGTCCATGGCCGGCTCTTGAGCCGGCAGTGGCGAGGCTACCCTGAGCTGGCAGCTACCGCTGGGGGGGAGGGATTTCGCCGATGGCGACGACGCCGCTGCTCGTCCTAGGCGCGGGACCGTACGCGCTGTCGGTCGCCGCCCTCGCCCGCCGTCACGGCATCGAGACGAGGGTGGTCGGCAAGCCGATGAGCTTCTGGCGGGAGCACATGCCGGCCGGGATGCTCCTCCGCTCCGGACGCGACTGGCATCTGGACGCGGCCGGAGTGCACACCCTCGAGGCGTACCTGGAAGAGCAGGGGATCGCGCCCGGTGACGTCGACCCGATCCCGGTCAGTGTGTTCGTCGACTACGCCGACTGGTTCCGGAGCGCCGAGGGGATCGAGGTCCGCGAGGACTTCGTGGCCGAGTTGACGACGCTCGACGGCCGCTTCCAGGCCACCCTCGCCGGCGGCGCTCATCTCGCCGCTGACGCGGTCGTGGCCGCGCCCGGCCTCTCCAACTTCACCGCCCT is a window encoding:
- the folK gene encoding 2-amino-4-hydroxy-6-hydroxymethyldihydropteridine diphosphokinase encodes the protein MRAFLGLGSNIGDRRTALRQAVSRLPDVVGVSPLYETEPVGGPPGQRPYLNLVVELATERTPRQLLELGGRLEAAAGRVPAERWGPRPLDVDVLLVGDQKVEDPDLVVPHPRMWERRFVVAPLADLAPELVPDGWEARVSGEVAKLGTL
- the folB gene encoding dihydroneopterin aldolase, whose product is MTPDDAGERFDRIEIRALRVVGTHGALPEEQTRGQPFEIDLDVVADLTAAGRTDDLAGTVDYGEVVEQAMSVVTSRSYRLLEALAEGIADAVLGDSRVTAVIVGVRKLRPPLAADLDSVGVRITRSRP
- the folP gene encoding dihydropteroate synthase; the protein is MRALVMGVLNVTPDSFSDGGQFCSHDAAVAHGLEMVAEGVDVVDVGGESSRPGAEPVAEPEELRRVIPVIEALSPHVRVSVDTAKAPVAEAAVRAGATLVNDISASLHEVAAAEGVGWVAMHMRGTPRTMHHDPRYDDVVGEVSAFLEERAERALAAGVSEVWVDPGIGFGKTAEHNLSLLRHLGRLVASGHPVLIGTSRKSFLGQLVESEPSPLPTEERLAGSLATAVWAMANGAGMVRVHDVGPTIQAAQVVGEDSDVVLGDE
- the folE gene encoding GTP cyclohydrolase I FolE, with translation MSVDRGRIEKAVGELLEAIGEDPDREGLLATPARVAAMYEELFSGIDDDPERHLTVTFAAEHDEMVMVKDIAFASMCEHHMVPFIGRAAVAYIPNDDGRITGLSKIARLVEAYARRLQVQERLTSQVADTLERGLAPRGVLVVMEAEHLCMSMRGVKKPGALTVTSAVRGLFRSDVATRAEAMQFIHGR
- the hpt gene encoding hypoxanthine phosphoribosyltransferase; translated protein: MTPRFPPQMQPDRLAGRVEQVNSPDTDAPHGRRWDGGPHRSEEGGDGAPPPAAKPPVAAPASLEDEANLGRVVVAEDALTARVEELGRQITLDYAGRPPLLVGVLKGAFVFMSDLARAIRLPVEFDFMAVASYGSATKTSGVVRIVKDLDLDLSDRHVLVVEDIVDSGLTLSYLRRNLLARGPASLEVCALLVKEGLQRTKLDLRYVGFRIPPDFVVGYGLDISERYRNLPRVCVYVGNDMPRPQ
- the tilS gene encoding tRNA lysidine(34) synthetase TilS, with the translated sequence MLAELLSRCVFPPPGSALSCAVSGGADSLALLALASEAGCAVTAVHVDHGLRAGSGGEAGVVEAAARRFGARFRAERLALAPGPNLEARARAARFAVLPADVATGHTADDQAETMVLNLLRGAAAGGLGGMRVGRRHPILGLRRAETAAVCRHLGLTPVRDPSNEDPAHRRNRVRHEVMPLLDDVAQRDVVPVLTRQAALLADEADYLDSLAAAIDPTDARALARAPVALARRAVRTWLRGDGPYAPTADAVERVLDVAGGGGRACEVGAGLRVRRSRGRLALEGAAHDAAVPAADAT
- a CDS encoding zinc-dependent metalloprotease, which encodes MTEAVSWDLAERVAVRVAGREPFAESYHYSSLQPDFEELTVEAEELVARATGLRSLAGPARARVTDRPGWVRANVASFQRLLRPVTERLGPRLLASPIAPVSRAAAGVQVGTVLGWMSTRVLGQYDLLLAEDERIEEQDIVYFVGPNVLSLEKRFSFPPRQFRLWLALHEVTHRAQFTGIPWMRPHFLSLVDQTLGAMDPDPRRFLEGLKRAAEEVRAGRNPLSDGGLLGLVMGTEQHAVLGKVQGLMSLLEGHGDVTMDRAGAARIPSAERFSRVLRDRRRQVRGPARVLQQLIGLEAKMRQYEYGEQFVAAVEAAGGPELLGLAWRAPDDLPSLEEIRDPPSWMRRVRTR
- the rsrA gene encoding mycothiol system anti-sigma-R factor, producing MGEPNHDECLEAVHRLYHFLDGELTSEKRLEISKHLDSCHPCLEAFDFEADLRHMLAAKCRDHVPETLRDRVAWALRHEQEADQHR